In Temnothorax longispinosus isolate EJ_2023e chromosome 2, Tlon_JGU_v1, whole genome shotgun sequence, one DNA window encodes the following:
- the Dila gene encoding centrosomal protein of 131 kDa isoform X1 — MAIDERRLNKCICTSMHVSLSTSSVYPVYIFSRRQIYQTDMAAKNLREKKRDFNQNLIEPSRSFEQLCNMMNKLEKDSNIEIAGCNRMDLLAVDVKYDVDLEPAMRKYSGQIEPEKDVATDKCGSITTTYDDIMSFLGTLENEDTPESDVAANNATIVISSCQNPSRYEVQNLSCQRDDLETAILQIEEKNATIECLKNQLKSERKAACDKMTSQKRHHVVKTKELENKYRTIVKRHQKFIEQLLAEKTDLAQKCDSLARQIKEMEQKIQRDLKVISERHAVELQRAKENMAASEKIRRERWLEMKTSKIKEMTVKGLEPELHNMMEQHQQEIQELRRTHIKELQDTELRAMRRSNQQLEQLRIELTDSHEKMLAKEKDILAARYKENLEEQEAHFQTQQKTFVEHFEREKSMLVAEQKKRDRETSVMIQQTELHFQKETERLKEQHEIAKRNCEESLKKEWLAWADNYKKEQSVTFTKAETAIRNNCQKERDKQIELAIVRLEKESREMQTKLQQSFDNKLELMKEDYDAKLQAAIKSEGIYKNKLLLLEERFKCTEIQFGKTENKLKECISNLNNMNETIVRLTTERDDAKKIARKEIETEKRELEDKIASLYQEITQNNVNRDQLMAQLHSRIKFIVTQKVLIIKNLNKKLGDANSRCEHLEKLLDQQRKEYILKTL, encoded by the exons ATGGCGATCGACGAGCGGCGCTTAAATAAATGCATCTGCACGTCAATGCACGTAAGTTTGTCGACCAGCTCGGTATACCCCGTTTACATATTTTCCCGTAGGCAAATATATCAAACGGACATGGCAGCGAAGAATTTACGCGAGAAAAAGCGTGATTTCAATCAGAACCTGATCGAGCCGTCTCGCTCGTTCGAACAGTTGTGCAACATGATGAACAAATTGGAAAAAGATAGCAATATTGAAATCGCGGGATGCAATCGAATGGATTTACTGGCCGTCGATGTAAAATACGATGTCGATCTCGAGCCAGCAATGCGCAAGTACTCGGGacaa ATCGAACCGGAGAAAGATGTTGCCACAGACAAATGTGGGTCAATTACAACAACTTACGATGATATAATGTCCTTCTTAGGGACGCTAGAAAATG AAGATACGCCGGAGAGTGACGTAGCTGCCAATAACGCAACAATTGTAATCTCGTCCTGCCAAAATCCTAGTAG GTACGAAGTGCAGAACCTCAGCTGTCAACGGGACGATTTAGAGACCGCGATATTACAAATCGAGGAGAAAAATGCGACGATAGAGTGtttgaaaaatcaattaaagtCCGAGCGCAAGGCGGCGTGCGATAAAATGACGTCGCAGAAACGCCATCACGTTGTCAAGACGAAGGAGTTGGAGAACAAGTACCGGACGATTGTGAAACGCCATCAGAAGTTTATCGAACAACTGCTCGCCGAGAAGACGGATCTCGCGCAGAAATGCGACTCCCTGGCGCGACAAATTAAAGAGATGGAACAGAAGATCCAGCGAGACTTGAAAGTAATTAGCGAGAGACACGCCGTCGAGTTGCAACGCGCGAAGGAGAATATGGCAGCGTCCGAGAAGATCCGGCGTGAACGATGGCTGGAGATGAAAACATCAAAAATCAAG GAAATGACAGTAAAAGGGCTAGAGCCAGAATTGCACAATATGATGGAGCAACATCAACAGGAGATACAGGAGTTAAGACGCACGCATATAAAGGAGTTACAAGATACGGAATTGCGCGCGATGCGTAGGTCGAATCAGCAGCTGGAGCAATTGCGAATCGAGTTGACAGACAGCCATGAGAAAATGTTGGCCAAGGAGAAAGATATATTGGCGGCAAG GTACAAAGAAAACCTGGAAGAGCAAGAAGCGCATTTTCAGACGCAACAAAAGACATTCGTGGAGCATttcgaaagagagaaatcgaTGCTCGTTGCAGAGCAAAAGAAACGCGACCGGGAAACAAGCGTGATGATACAACAAACGGAATTACATTTTCAG AAAGAAACGGAAAGATTAAAAGAGCAACACGAAATTGCCAAGAGGAATTGCGAGGAATCCTTGAAAAAAGAATGGCTCGCGTGGGcggataattataaaaaagaacaaagcGTGACTTTCACAAAAGCGGAGACTGCAATTCGTAACAATTGTCAAAAGGAGAGAGACAAGCAGATAGAGCTCGCTATAGTTAGACTGGAAAAAGAATCTCGTGAAATGCAAACTAAACTGCAGCAAAGTTTCGATAATAAATTGGA ACTAATGAAAGAAGATTACGATGCAAAATTGCAAGCCGCAATTAAAAGCGAgggtatttataaaaataaattactattattgGAAGAAAGATTCAAATGTACAGAAATTCAGTTTGGAAAAAcagaaaacaaattaaaagaatgcATATCCAATCTCAATAATATGAATGag ACGATTGTGAGGTTGACTACAGAGAGAGACGATGCAAAAAAGATAGCAAGGAAGGAAATTGAGACGGAAAAAAGAGAGTTGGAAGATAAAATCGCATCGCTTTATCAAGAAATAACACAGAATAACGTTAACAGAGATCAACTTATGGCACAATTGCATAGCAG aataaaatttatagttactcaaaaagttttaattataaagaatctCAATAAAAAACTTGGTGACGCTAATTCAAGATGCGAACACTTGGAAAAATTACTGGACCAACAAAGAAaggaatatattttgaaaactttgtaa
- the Dila gene encoding centrosomal protein of 131 kDa isoform X2, whose translation MAAKNLREKKRDFNQNLIEPSRSFEQLCNMMNKLEKDSNIEIAGCNRMDLLAVDVKYDVDLEPAMRKYSGQIEPEKDVATDKCGSITTTYDDIMSFLGTLENEDTPESDVAANNATIVISSCQNPSRYEVQNLSCQRDDLETAILQIEEKNATIECLKNQLKSERKAACDKMTSQKRHHVVKTKELENKYRTIVKRHQKFIEQLLAEKTDLAQKCDSLARQIKEMEQKIQRDLKVISERHAVELQRAKENMAASEKIRRERWLEMKTSKIKEMTVKGLEPELHNMMEQHQQEIQELRRTHIKELQDTELRAMRRSNQQLEQLRIELTDSHEKMLAKEKDILAARYKENLEEQEAHFQTQQKTFVEHFEREKSMLVAEQKKRDRETSVMIQQTELHFQKETERLKEQHEIAKRNCEESLKKEWLAWADNYKKEQSVTFTKAETAIRNNCQKERDKQIELAIVRLEKESREMQTKLQQSFDNKLELMKEDYDAKLQAAIKSEGIYKNKLLLLEERFKCTEIQFGKTENKLKECISNLNNMNETIVRLTTERDDAKKIARKEIETEKRELEDKIASLYQEITQNNVNRDQLMAQLHSRIKFIVTQKVLIIKNLNKKLGDANSRCEHLEKLLDQQRKEYILKTL comes from the exons ATGGCAGCGAAGAATTTACGCGAGAAAAAGCGTGATTTCAATCAGAACCTGATCGAGCCGTCTCGCTCGTTCGAACAGTTGTGCAACATGATGAACAAATTGGAAAAAGATAGCAATATTGAAATCGCGGGATGCAATCGAATGGATTTACTGGCCGTCGATGTAAAATACGATGTCGATCTCGAGCCAGCAATGCGCAAGTACTCGGGacaa ATCGAACCGGAGAAAGATGTTGCCACAGACAAATGTGGGTCAATTACAACAACTTACGATGATATAATGTCCTTCTTAGGGACGCTAGAAAATG AAGATACGCCGGAGAGTGACGTAGCTGCCAATAACGCAACAATTGTAATCTCGTCCTGCCAAAATCCTAGTAG GTACGAAGTGCAGAACCTCAGCTGTCAACGGGACGATTTAGAGACCGCGATATTACAAATCGAGGAGAAAAATGCGACGATAGAGTGtttgaaaaatcaattaaagtCCGAGCGCAAGGCGGCGTGCGATAAAATGACGTCGCAGAAACGCCATCACGTTGTCAAGACGAAGGAGTTGGAGAACAAGTACCGGACGATTGTGAAACGCCATCAGAAGTTTATCGAACAACTGCTCGCCGAGAAGACGGATCTCGCGCAGAAATGCGACTCCCTGGCGCGACAAATTAAAGAGATGGAACAGAAGATCCAGCGAGACTTGAAAGTAATTAGCGAGAGACACGCCGTCGAGTTGCAACGCGCGAAGGAGAATATGGCAGCGTCCGAGAAGATCCGGCGTGAACGATGGCTGGAGATGAAAACATCAAAAATCAAG GAAATGACAGTAAAAGGGCTAGAGCCAGAATTGCACAATATGATGGAGCAACATCAACAGGAGATACAGGAGTTAAGACGCACGCATATAAAGGAGTTACAAGATACGGAATTGCGCGCGATGCGTAGGTCGAATCAGCAGCTGGAGCAATTGCGAATCGAGTTGACAGACAGCCATGAGAAAATGTTGGCCAAGGAGAAAGATATATTGGCGGCAAG GTACAAAGAAAACCTGGAAGAGCAAGAAGCGCATTTTCAGACGCAACAAAAGACATTCGTGGAGCATttcgaaagagagaaatcgaTGCTCGTTGCAGAGCAAAAGAAACGCGACCGGGAAACAAGCGTGATGATACAACAAACGGAATTACATTTTCAG AAAGAAACGGAAAGATTAAAAGAGCAACACGAAATTGCCAAGAGGAATTGCGAGGAATCCTTGAAAAAAGAATGGCTCGCGTGGGcggataattataaaaaagaacaaagcGTGACTTTCACAAAAGCGGAGACTGCAATTCGTAACAATTGTCAAAAGGAGAGAGACAAGCAGATAGAGCTCGCTATAGTTAGACTGGAAAAAGAATCTCGTGAAATGCAAACTAAACTGCAGCAAAGTTTCGATAATAAATTGGA ACTAATGAAAGAAGATTACGATGCAAAATTGCAAGCCGCAATTAAAAGCGAgggtatttataaaaataaattactattattgGAAGAAAGATTCAAATGTACAGAAATTCAGTTTGGAAAAAcagaaaacaaattaaaagaatgcATATCCAATCTCAATAATATGAATGag ACGATTGTGAGGTTGACTACAGAGAGAGACGATGCAAAAAAGATAGCAAGGAAGGAAATTGAGACGGAAAAAAGAGAGTTGGAAGATAAAATCGCATCGCTTTATCAAGAAATAACACAGAATAACGTTAACAGAGATCAACTTATGGCACAATTGCATAGCAG aataaaatttatagttactcaaaaagttttaattataaagaatctCAATAAAAAACTTGGTGACGCTAATTCAAGATGCGAACACTTGGAAAAATTACTGGACCAACAAAGAAaggaatatattttgaaaactttgtaa
- the Dila gene encoding centrosomal protein of 131 kDa isoform X3: MRQQQHSHLVPGIEDTPESDVAANNATIVISSCQNPSRYEVQNLSCQRDDLETAILQIEEKNATIECLKNQLKSERKAACDKMTSQKRHHVVKTKELENKYRTIVKRHQKFIEQLLAEKTDLAQKCDSLARQIKEMEQKIQRDLKVISERHAVELQRAKENMAASEKIRRERWLEMKTSKIKEMTVKGLEPELHNMMEQHQQEIQELRRTHIKELQDTELRAMRRSNQQLEQLRIELTDSHEKMLAKEKDILAARYKENLEEQEAHFQTQQKTFVEHFEREKSMLVAEQKKRDRETSVMIQQTELHFQKETERLKEQHEIAKRNCEESLKKEWLAWADNYKKEQSVTFTKAETAIRNNCQKERDKQIELAIVRLEKESREMQTKLQQSFDNKLELMKEDYDAKLQAAIKSEGIYKNKLLLLEERFKCTEIQFGKTENKLKECISNLNNMNETIVRLTTERDDAKKIARKEIETEKRELEDKIASLYQEITQNNVNRDQLMAQLHSRIKFIVTQKVLIIKNLNKKLGDANSRCEHLEKLLDQQRKEYILKTL, encoded by the exons AAGATACGCCGGAGAGTGACGTAGCTGCCAATAACGCAACAATTGTAATCTCGTCCTGCCAAAATCCTAGTAG GTACGAAGTGCAGAACCTCAGCTGTCAACGGGACGATTTAGAGACCGCGATATTACAAATCGAGGAGAAAAATGCGACGATAGAGTGtttgaaaaatcaattaaagtCCGAGCGCAAGGCGGCGTGCGATAAAATGACGTCGCAGAAACGCCATCACGTTGTCAAGACGAAGGAGTTGGAGAACAAGTACCGGACGATTGTGAAACGCCATCAGAAGTTTATCGAACAACTGCTCGCCGAGAAGACGGATCTCGCGCAGAAATGCGACTCCCTGGCGCGACAAATTAAAGAGATGGAACAGAAGATCCAGCGAGACTTGAAAGTAATTAGCGAGAGACACGCCGTCGAGTTGCAACGCGCGAAGGAGAATATGGCAGCGTCCGAGAAGATCCGGCGTGAACGATGGCTGGAGATGAAAACATCAAAAATCAAG GAAATGACAGTAAAAGGGCTAGAGCCAGAATTGCACAATATGATGGAGCAACATCAACAGGAGATACAGGAGTTAAGACGCACGCATATAAAGGAGTTACAAGATACGGAATTGCGCGCGATGCGTAGGTCGAATCAGCAGCTGGAGCAATTGCGAATCGAGTTGACAGACAGCCATGAGAAAATGTTGGCCAAGGAGAAAGATATATTGGCGGCAAG GTACAAAGAAAACCTGGAAGAGCAAGAAGCGCATTTTCAGACGCAACAAAAGACATTCGTGGAGCATttcgaaagagagaaatcgaTGCTCGTTGCAGAGCAAAAGAAACGCGACCGGGAAACAAGCGTGATGATACAACAAACGGAATTACATTTTCAG AAAGAAACGGAAAGATTAAAAGAGCAACACGAAATTGCCAAGAGGAATTGCGAGGAATCCTTGAAAAAAGAATGGCTCGCGTGGGcggataattataaaaaagaacaaagcGTGACTTTCACAAAAGCGGAGACTGCAATTCGTAACAATTGTCAAAAGGAGAGAGACAAGCAGATAGAGCTCGCTATAGTTAGACTGGAAAAAGAATCTCGTGAAATGCAAACTAAACTGCAGCAAAGTTTCGATAATAAATTGGA ACTAATGAAAGAAGATTACGATGCAAAATTGCAAGCCGCAATTAAAAGCGAgggtatttataaaaataaattactattattgGAAGAAAGATTCAAATGTACAGAAATTCAGTTTGGAAAAAcagaaaacaaattaaaagaatgcATATCCAATCTCAATAATATGAATGag ACGATTGTGAGGTTGACTACAGAGAGAGACGATGCAAAAAAGATAGCAAGGAAGGAAATTGAGACGGAAAAAAGAGAGTTGGAAGATAAAATCGCATCGCTTTATCAAGAAATAACACAGAATAACGTTAACAGAGATCAACTTATGGCACAATTGCATAGCAG aataaaatttatagttactcaaaaagttttaattataaagaatctCAATAAAAAACTTGGTGACGCTAATTCAAGATGCGAACACTTGGAAAAATTACTGGACCAACAAAGAAaggaatatattttgaaaactttgtaa